The following coding sequences are from one Treponema parvum window:
- a CDS encoding class II fructose-bisphosphate aldolase, with the protein MVSYKELGLVNSIDIFKKAMAGHYAIPAYNFNNMEQLQAIIQACVETKSPVILQVSNGARNYANKYLLRNMARGAVEYAHELGCDIPIVLHLDHGSSYEMCVDCIENGFSSVMIDGSALPYDENVALTKKVCEYAHSRKDYVTVEGELGVLAGVEDEVSAEASHYTKPEEVQDFVKKTGVDSLAISIGTSHGRCKFTPEQCTRTPDGVLIPPPLAFDILEEIEKKLPGFPIVLHGSSSVPIKYVREIEKFGGKIPDSVGIPEDQLRKAAKSAVCKINIDSDGRLAMTAAIRRVLAENPGEFDPRKYLGPARDELKNMYAEKNKNVLGSAGHALD; encoded by the coding sequence ATGGTAAGTTATAAAGAGTTAGGGCTGGTGAATTCCATCGATATATTTAAAAAAGCTATGGCAGGACATTATGCGATTCCTGCCTACAACTTTAACAATATGGAACAGTTGCAGGCTATCATTCAGGCCTGCGTAGAGACAAAGTCACCCGTAATATTGCAGGTTTCAAACGGAGCGCGCAATTACGCAAACAAATACCTTTTGCGCAATATGGCGCGCGGCGCTGTAGAATATGCCCATGAGTTGGGCTGCGATATTCCGATCGTGCTGCATCTCGACCACGGAAGTTCTTATGAAATGTGCGTGGATTGCATTGAAAACGGATTTTCTTCAGTGATGATAGACGGTTCCGCTCTTCCTTATGATGAAAACGTTGCATTAACAAAAAAAGTCTGTGAATACGCTCACTCGCGAAAAGATTATGTAACGGTGGAAGGAGAACTTGGAGTGCTGGCGGGAGTTGAAGATGAAGTTTCCGCCGAAGCAAGTCACTATACGAAACCCGAAGAAGTTCAGGACTTTGTAAAAAAGACGGGCGTAGATTCCCTTGCGATTTCCATAGGAACCAGCCACGGGCGCTGCAAATTCACCCCCGAACAGTGCACCCGCACTCCCGACGGTGTTTTAATTCCGCCGCCTTTGGCGTTCGATATTCTTGAAGAAATTGAAAAAAAGCTTCCGGGCTTCCCCATAGTCCTGCACGGATCTTCTTCGGTACCGATAAAATATGTCAGAGAAATTGAAAAATTCGGCGGAAAGATTCCCGATTCCGTGGGTATTCCGGAAGATCAGCTTCGTAAAGCGGCAAAATCCGCAGTCTGCAAGATCAACATAGACTCCGACGGCCGCCTTGCGATGACGGCGGCGATTCGCCGGGTTCTTGCGGAAAATCCTGGAGAATTCGATCCCAGAAAATATTTGGGACCGGCACGCGACGAACTTAAAAACATGTATGCGGAAAAAAACAAGAACGTCTTAGGTTCCGCAGGTCACGCATTAGACTGA
- a CDS encoding lipopolysaccharide biosynthesis protein: MDMENCPEQKNISQSLQDDEISLIDLFAVLLQYRKLIILITASVAVAVLSFSALSIILPPEKSPLPNIYTSEARMIINDSSSSDGSLSSLLNSSAKSGLGSTIGLSNLSIFGALAVEIAGTNNYLDEIIDKFDLGERYKLKNTEIREALKQNMDVNFDNKSGVFSLAFSDTDPVFAASVANFAADYMKIVVASLFTDKYELEKKNLEENIDMSYKQILSLSKRIRENENTASYRYNPNDVAENAVLVLELEAQEQVYKQLKTQYEFLKVQMSNEMPVFQILERAEVPDKKSKPSRVKLCIVAIFAAFFIAIFIAFALNAVENIKRDPEAVKKLSASFGKNRIK, translated from the coding sequence ATGGATATGGAAAATTGTCCGGAACAAAAAAATATATCGCAATCTTTGCAGGATGACGAGATTTCGCTTATCGATCTGTTTGCCGTTTTGCTGCAGTATAGAAAACTTATCATTTTGATAACGGCTTCCGTCGCCGTAGCTGTCCTTTCGTTTTCCGCGCTGTCGATCATCCTTCCGCCTGAAAAGTCTCCGCTTCCTAATATATATACATCTGAAGCGCGTATGATCATAAACGATTCGTCGTCTTCGGACGGCTCTCTTTCTTCACTCTTGAATTCGAGCGCGAAGAGCGGACTCGGAAGCACTATCGGACTTTCGAATCTTTCGATATTCGGTGCGCTTGCCGTCGAAATTGCAGGAACGAATAACTACCTTGATGAGATTATCGACAAATTCGATCTTGGCGAGCGCTATAAACTTAAAAATACTGAAATAAGAGAAGCTTTAAAGCAAAATATGGACGTAAATTTCGATAATAAATCAGGCGTCTTTTCGCTTGCGTTTTCGGATACGGATCCGGTTTTTGCCGCATCCGTCGCAAACTTTGCTGCGGACTATATGAAAATCGTTGTTGCATCTCTTTTTACCGATAAGTACGAACTTGAAAAGAAGAACCTCGAAGAAAACATCGATATGAGCTACAAGCAAATCCTTTCGCTGTCGAAGCGGATTCGAGAAAATGAAAACACGGCTTCTTACCGCTACAATCCGAACGATGTTGCGGAAAACGCGGTACTCGTTTTGGAATTGGAAGCGCAGGAACAGGTATACAAGCAGCTTAAGACGCAGTATGAGTTTTTGAAAGTGCAAATGTCAAACGAAATGCCTGTTTTTCAAATATTGGAAAGAGCGGAAGTACCGGATAAAAAGTCAAAACCCTCTCGTGTCAAGCTGTGCATCGTAGCCATTTTCGCCGCTTTTTTCATTGCGATATTTATAGCCTTTGCATTGAATGCGGTGGAAAATATCAAGCGTGATCCTGAAGCCGTAAAAAAGCTTTCCGCTTCGTTTGGTAAAAATCGGATAAAATAA
- a CDS encoding TatD family hydrolase — translation MFSDTHFHFRSMVKDHAFDGSAELSKMALNDVSFALDIGTECDDLGERILCVESALNNIREPELKEKVQKFIHFSAGIWPSRQAILAAEEQVKILETNILEALSSEDPLFKKISAVGECGLDHHWNREEAEGFDFAAEKELFEMQLDIAKRLSLPVVVHSRDAFEQTVDCIKNSNYDRGVIHCYSYDLKAAKVFVGRGWYIALGGGVTYAKKAKMSELVDIVRYIPEDRLLLETDAPYLAPVPFRGKPNTPNFINLTYDFIAGIRGVKTEYLCDLVDNNCRALFKN, via the coding sequence ATGTTTTCGGATACTCATTTTCATTTTCGATCTATGGTAAAGGATCACGCCTTCGACGGAAGCGCCGAGCTTTCTAAAATGGCGTTAAACGACGTTTCTTTTGCCTTGGATATAGGAACCGAATGCGACGACCTTGGCGAAAGAATTCTGTGTGTCGAATCCGCTCTTAATAATATCCGTGAACCCGAATTAAAAGAAAAGGTTCAAAAATTTATTCACTTTTCCGCCGGCATATGGCCTTCAAGACAGGCTATTCTTGCAGCGGAAGAACAGGTAAAAATTCTTGAAACGAACATACTTGAAGCGCTTTCGTCGGAAGATCCGCTTTTTAAAAAAATTTCGGCCGTAGGCGAATGCGGTTTGGATCATCATTGGAACAGGGAAGAAGCGGAAGGCTTTGACTTTGCCGCCGAAAAAGAATTGTTTGAAATGCAGCTTGATATTGCGAAGCGGCTTTCCCTGCCGGTAGTCGTTCACAGCCGCGACGCCTTTGAGCAGACCGTGGATTGCATAAAAAATTCAAATTATGACAGAGGAGTGATACACTGTTATTCATACGACCTTAAAGCGGCAAAGGTCTTTGTCGGGCGCGGTTGGTACATCGCTTTAGGCGGCGGCGTAACATACGCTAAAAAAGCGAAGATGAGCGAATTGGTCGATATTGTCCGCTACATTCCCGAAGACCGCCTTCTATTGGAAACGGACGCGCCTTATCTTGCACCCGTTCCTTTCCGCGGAAAGCCTAACACGCCGAATTTCATAAACCTCACTTACGATTTTATAGCGGGGATCCGCGGCGTTAAAACGGAATATTTATGCGATCTGGTCGATAATAATTGCAGGGCTCTGTTTAAAAATTAA
- a CDS encoding arginine repressor — protein sequence MKERLTRLKSIRKFIKNYRIESQETLLGHLQKEGYEVTQATLSRDLKLLKVGKVSDGRSGYVYTLPSEDERQDSEQIFARDFLRGYISIEYNGNIVVIKTFPGHADSVSNALDSLNMDELIGTIAGENCIFACLREGVSGKQFLAALKQKIPEIEE from the coding sequence GTGAAAGAGCGTCTTACGCGACTGAAAAGCATCCGTAAATTTATAAAAAATTACCGTATTGAAAGCCAAGAAACGCTTTTGGGGCATTTGCAAAAAGAAGGATATGAAGTAACTCAGGCGACTCTTTCGCGCGATCTGAAACTTTTAAAAGTAGGCAAGGTTTCGGACGGCCGTTCAGGCTACGTGTATACATTGCCGAGCGAAGACGAAAGGCAGGATTCAGAGCAAATTTTTGCACGTGATTTTTTACGCGGATATATAAGTATCGAATACAACGGCAATATCGTTGTGATAAAGACCTTTCCCGGCCATGCGGATTCCGTTTCAAACGCGCTGGACAGCCTTAACATGGACGAGCTCATAGGCACGATCGCCGGTGAAAATTGTATTTTTGCCTGTCTCAGGGAAGGCGTCTCAGGCAAACAGTTTCTTGCCGCCCTTAAACAAAAAATCCCCGAAATAGAAGAATGA
- a CDS encoding endonuclease MutS2: MNIKTLTELDYFRVRDIISGHCVSEEGALLLRERTPLTDTKKINTLKLYGREWYSYLTSEKQAAMSSWNPVSEILPVINTPGAAVSQEQAFSLLQFCEAQKKVKSAIESAKDILNLENLSELVQTLPDLSAPYSQISSVIDKTGELKDLPCLRSIRARILSFKREINNLMKKYANDPNLSNALESNVPAFRANRQVLAVKSGRRSAIRGIIHEMSQSGQTVYIEPEDVVRKNNELIQEEFNLQAEIKRIFRELTAELMPHARSFTLALPIMTELDISYAAAKWGKENRCCYAANCASDSGEAPLILKARHPILGEKAVPVDVRFMSGKRILIITGPNTGGKTVTLKTIALFAMLNQSGFPLPAEEGTRLPIFSNVFADIGDSQSLDQSLSTFSGHMKNIAESLEGADRNSLVLLDELGSGTDPLEGGAIAMAVLDALIEKDSFVLVTTHHGILKNYGYTHPSCVNASVEFDKNTLSPTYRLIMGVPGESRALDIASRSGLGEKVCRKACSYIANESSDVSSLIKGLIAKHTELENIYKDLNTKKHELIEQKRKAGLHELKLRQKEAELKKEGYRESQKFLSESRKKLENLVREIKEGEITRKKTLGVKSFISDLETNVYAQEKSIESEEKELSKYLAPAENPALCESHTVQEDEQKNLEFKAGAKVSVKNIKQPGILVRMERKGTWSVQLGNVKMNIKQKELTLIPPDKDVQSELPSITIDLADNTKNGAGDVYFKGGKPQFELRLLGLYTDEALKLLERQLDLCTVHNFNRFSIIHGKGSGALQQAVQDYLSHYPGIANFYFAPPEEGGSGKTYVEMAK; encoded by the coding sequence ATGAACATAAAAACACTTACCGAATTGGATTATTTTCGCGTGCGCGACATTATTTCCGGGCATTGCGTAAGCGAAGAAGGCGCATTATTACTTAGAGAGCGCACGCCTCTCACCGATACGAAAAAAATAAATACATTAAAACTGTACGGGCGCGAATGGTATTCATATCTGACTTCCGAAAAACAGGCGGCGATGTCTTCGTGGAATCCCGTTTCCGAAATTCTACCCGTCATAAACACTCCCGGGGCGGCCGTCTCGCAGGAACAGGCTTTTTCGCTGCTCCAATTCTGCGAAGCGCAAAAAAAAGTAAAATCGGCGATAGAGAGCGCAAAGGATATTTTAAATTTGGAAAACCTGTCGGAACTCGTTCAAACATTGCCGGATCTTTCCGCTCCGTATTCGCAAATTTCAAGCGTAATAGACAAGACGGGGGAACTTAAAGACCTTCCGTGTTTGCGTTCGATAAGAGCGAGAATCTTAAGCTTTAAACGTGAAATAAATAATTTAATGAAAAAGTACGCAAACGATCCTAACCTTTCGAACGCGCTTGAATCGAACGTTCCAGCTTTTAGGGCAAACAGACAGGTTTTAGCGGTAAAATCCGGCCGAAGAAGCGCGATCAGGGGAATTATTCATGAAATGTCGCAGAGCGGACAAACTGTTTACATAGAACCTGAAGACGTAGTACGAAAAAACAACGAGCTGATCCAAGAAGAATTTAATCTGCAGGCGGAGATAAAACGTATATTCCGTGAACTTACGGCCGAACTTATGCCTCATGCAAGATCGTTTACGCTCGCCCTGCCGATTATGACAGAACTTGACATAAGCTATGCCGCCGCAAAATGGGGAAAAGAAAACCGCTGTTGCTATGCCGCAAACTGCGCTTCGGACAGCGGCGAAGCGCCTCTCATATTAAAGGCTCGCCATCCGATCTTAGGAGAAAAAGCGGTTCCCGTTGACGTACGCTTTATGAGCGGCAAACGAATCCTTATCATAACGGGGCCCAACACGGGCGGAAAAACCGTAACTCTTAAAACGATCGCGCTTTTTGCAATGTTGAACCAAAGCGGATTCCCCCTTCCCGCCGAAGAAGGAACACGATTGCCGATATTTTCGAACGTGTTTGCGGACATAGGCGATTCCCAGTCCCTAGATCAATCGCTTTCGACTTTCAGCGGACACATGAAAAACATTGCCGAATCGTTGGAAGGAGCCGATCGCAATTCTCTTGTTCTCTTGGACGAGCTCGGCAGCGGAACCGACCCGCTTGAAGGCGGTGCCATAGCAATGGCCGTTTTGGACGCTCTCATAGAAAAAGATTCCTTTGTTCTGGTCACAACTCATCACGGGATATTAAAAAATTACGGCTATACGCATCCGTCATGCGTAAACGCCAGCGTGGAATTCGACAAAAACACTCTTTCGCCCACATACCGTCTTATCATGGGAGTTCCGGGCGAAAGCCGCGCTCTCGACATAGCTAGCCGTTCCGGGCTCGGCGAAAAAGTATGCCGAAAGGCGTGTTCCTACATTGCAAACGAAAGCTCCGACGTTTCGTCTTTGATCAAGGGACTTATAGCAAAGCATACGGAATTGGAAAACATTTACAAAGACTTGAACACTAAAAAACACGAACTTATCGAGCAAAAACGTAAAGCAGGTTTACACGAACTCAAATTGCGGCAAAAAGAGGCGGAATTAAAAAAAGAAGGCTATAGGGAATCGCAAAAATTTTTGTCAGAAAGCAGAAAAAAACTGGAAAATCTTGTACGAGAGATAAAAGAAGGCGAAATAACCAGAAAAAAAACTTTGGGCGTAAAGTCGTTTATAAGCGATCTCGAAACGAACGTTTATGCTCAAGAAAAGTCGATAGAAAGCGAAGAAAAGGAACTTTCGAAATACCTTGCCCCAGCGGAAAACCCGGCCTTATGCGAATCTCACACAGTGCAAGAAGACGAACAAAAAAATCTCGAATTTAAAGCCGGCGCAAAAGTAAGCGTAAAAAATATAAAACAGCCGGGAATTCTTGTACGCATGGAGCGCAAAGGCACGTGGAGCGTACAACTGGGCAATGTAAAAATGAATATAAAGCAAAAAGAACTTACCCTTATTCCCCCTGATAAAGATGTGCAGTCCGAACTTCCTTCAATAACGATAGATTTGGCGGACAATACGAAAAACGGCGCAGGCGACGTCTATTTTAAGGGAGGAAAGCCGCAGTTTGAACTCAGACTTTTAGGTCTTTATACGGACGAAGCGCTCAAACTGCTTGAACGCCAGCTTGATCTGTGCACGGTTCATAACTTTAACCGCTTCAGCATAATTCACGGAAAAGGAAGCGGAGCCTTACAGCAGGCCGTGCAGGACTATCTTTCGCATTATCCGGGAATAGCGAATTTTTACTTTGCGCCGCCGGAAGAAGGCGGAAGCGGCAAAACCTACGTGGAAATGGCAAAATAA
- the rsgA gene encoding ribosome small subunit-dependent GTPase A, protein MQGLVLDGSNNTFTVECYDKIKRQCSLKGKKLKSDIKYYNPLAPGDIVSVEIDKLDEKRGQILDLHPRKNVFVRWNVKGRSPQLLAANLDYLILVTTPDEPPFRPRFVDRELAQAEYQNIEPIILCNKYDLKAASDADLQSRLSCWEELGYTVIRVSAKTGEGLFDLVKIIKDKVSAFVGQSGVGKSSLINVLDDSCVLKTGSLSQKYGRGTHTTTKGNLLRLHINESLTGGIKNVETSIIDTPGIRRFVLNDIHPDDLALYFREFKPLIGKCSFGMSCKHITEPGCKILEAVNAGVISEERYESWLRIREEMITGNWED, encoded by the coding sequence ATGCAGGGATTGGTTCTTGACGGCTCTAACAACACTTTCACGGTAGAATGCTATGACAAAATAAAACGGCAATGTTCCCTGAAAGGCAAAAAATTAAAGTCGGATATAAAATATTACAATCCTCTTGCGCCCGGAGACATTGTATCCGTAGAAATCGACAAGCTCGATGAAAAAAGGGGACAGATACTCGATCTTCATCCTCGAAAAAACGTTTTTGTCCGCTGGAACGTAAAGGGTCGGTCGCCGCAGCTTTTGGCTGCAAATCTCGATTACCTTATCCTTGTAACAACTCCCGACGAGCCTCCGTTTCGGCCGCGCTTCGTAGACAGAGAATTGGCTCAGGCGGAATACCAAAACATCGAGCCTATAATACTCTGTAACAAATACGACTTAAAAGCCGCTTCGGACGCGGATCTTCAAAGCAGGCTTTCCTGCTGGGAAGAGTTGGGATATACGGTGATCCGTGTTTCGGCAAAAACGGGCGAAGGGCTTTTCGATCTTGTAAAAATTATAAAAGACAAGGTCTCAGCCTTTGTGGGACAATCGGGCGTGGGCAAGTCAAGCCTCATAAACGTGCTTGACGACTCTTGCGTTTTAAAAACGGGAAGCCTTTCGCAAAAATACGGACGGGGAACCCACACCACAACAAAGGGCAACCTTTTAAGGCTGCATATAAACGAATCGCTTACGGGCGGCATAAAAAACGTAGAAACTTCAATAATAGACACCCCCGGCATAAGGCGTTTTGTTTTAAACGATATTCATCCCGATGATCTTGCATTATATTTCAGGGAATTCAAACCGCTCATAGGCAAATGTTCGTTCGGAATGTCGTGCAAGCACATAACGGAACCCGGCTGTAAAATTCTTGAAGCCGTAAACGCCGGGGTCATAAGCGAAGAACGCTACGAAAGCTGGTTAAGGATTCGTGAAGAAATGATCACGGGAAACTGGGAAGACTAG